A window of the Parabacteroides merdae ATCC 43184 genome harbors these coding sequences:
- a CDS encoding DUF4286 family protein, with protein MIVYNTTFHIEKDILDESLDYLKKQYIPKAVESGFLQRPCLRRVMQAEEGEGISFSVQFHVKNVDTLNFWLQNEGNNLHRALVARFGHKIAGFSTLLEEIDWEK; from the coding sequence ATGATTGTTTATAATACAACGTTCCATATAGAAAAAGATATTCTGGATGAAAGTTTGGATTATCTGAAAAAACAGTATATCCCGAAAGCCGTGGAGAGCGGTTTCCTACAGCGGCCATGCCTGCGACGTGTGATGCAGGCTGAAGAAGGAGAAGGCATCAGTTTCTCCGTCCAGTTTCATGTTAAGAATGTCGATACGTTGAATTTCTGGTTGCAGAATGAAGGAAATAACCTTCACCGCGCATTGGTTGCTCGTTTCGGTCATAAAATTGCCGGCTTTAGTACTTTACTGGAAGAGATAGATTGGGAGAAATGA
- the ruvC gene encoding crossover junction endodeoxyribonuclease RuvC, producing the protein MTKDRVILGIDPGTIVMGYGVLTIEGNKPKLEAMGILQLNKYEDHYLRLRKIFERVLGLIDQYHPDELAIEAPFFGKNVQSMLKLGRAQGVAMAAALERDIPIFEYAPLKIKMSITGNGNAAKEQVAGMLQRYLHIPEASMLPQLDATDGLAAAVCHYFQTNNPIQEKKYTGWKDFIAKNPGKVH; encoded by the coding sequence ATGACGAAAGACCGTGTCATATTGGGCATTGATCCTGGGACGATTGTGATGGGTTACGGAGTGCTGACGATTGAAGGAAACAAACCCAAACTGGAAGCTATGGGGATACTCCAATTGAATAAATACGAGGATCATTATTTGCGGCTCCGTAAGATTTTTGAGCGGGTCTTGGGACTTATCGATCAGTATCATCCGGACGAACTGGCCATTGAAGCTCCGTTTTTCGGGAAGAACGTACAGAGTATGTTGAAATTGGGGCGTGCACAGGGAGTCGCTATGGCTGCCGCACTCGAACGGGATATCCCGATATTTGAATATGCCCCGCTAAAGATCAAGATGTCCATTACCGGAAATGGGAATGCTGCAAAAGAACAAGTGGCCGGGATGTTACAGCGCTACCTGCATATTCCGGAAGCATCCATGTTGCCGCAATTGGATGCGACAGATGGATTGGCAGCTGCCGTTTGCCATTATTTCCAGACGAATAATCCGATACAGGAAAAGAAATATACCGGATGGAAGGACTTTATCGCGAAGAATCCGGGTAAAGTTCATTGA
- a CDS encoding metallophosphoesterase — MNKKLFFILTIIHLNIFCISAQIYPVRPQLSDKHSFSMILLPDPQSYNKFDANQPLFELQTAWIANSIEPLNIKGVLCTGDLVEQNEIRIPDGINGNQTSEEQWQAASRAFERLDDKISYVVCTGNHDYGYEKAENRLCHLPDYFPSERNSCWKKSLVETGLNYQGIPTLENAAYEFETDTWGKLLVISLEFAPRDEAIEWAAKVAGKAKYKNHKVILLTHSYMSPEAKRHIKESYKISPANYGEAIWQKLVYPSSNISMVICGHECEIADYKGNVSFRTDKNSTGKNVAQMMFNAQTADGQWHGNGGDCWLRIMEFMPDGKTIKIKTFSPLFALSPLTSEKAWRTDSYDQFDITIE, encoded by the coding sequence ATGAACAAAAAACTTTTTTTTATCTTAACGATTATTCATCTCAATATTTTTTGTATATCTGCCCAGATCTACCCTGTCCGGCCTCAACTATCCGACAAGCATTCTTTTTCCATGATCCTGCTGCCTGATCCGCAGAGTTATAACAAGTTCGATGCTAACCAACCGCTATTCGAGCTACAGACAGCTTGGATTGCCAACAGCATCGAACCTTTGAATATCAAAGGAGTTCTGTGTACCGGTGATTTGGTTGAGCAGAACGAGATACGGATTCCGGACGGCATAAACGGAAATCAGACAAGCGAAGAACAATGGCAGGCCGCATCCAGGGCATTTGAACGGCTCGACGACAAAATATCTTATGTCGTTTGTACCGGGAATCACGATTACGGATATGAGAAAGCAGAAAACCGCCTCTGCCACCTTCCTGATTATTTCCCTTCCGAGCGGAATAGCTGCTGGAAAAAGTCATTGGTCGAGACAGGCCTGAACTATCAAGGTATTCCGACTCTTGAAAATGCAGCTTATGAGTTCGAGACAGACACATGGGGAAAACTATTGGTCATATCACTCGAATTTGCTCCGCGTGACGAGGCGATCGAATGGGCGGCCAAAGTTGCCGGTAAAGCCAAATACAAAAATCATAAAGTGATCCTGCTGACACACTCCTATATGTCACCGGAAGCCAAACGTCACATCAAGGAAAGCTACAAAATATCACCCGCCAATTACGGAGAAGCCATCTGGCAGAAACTGGTCTATCCTTCCTCCAACATCAGCATGGTGATATGCGGACATGAATGCGAGATAGCAGACTACAAGGGCAATGTCAGCTTCAGGACTGACAAAAACAGCACAGGCAAGAATGTAGCCCAAATGATGTTCAACGCCCAGACCGCCGACGGTCAATGGCATGGCAACGGGGGAGACTGCTGGCTCCGCATCATGGAGTTTATGCCGGATGGAAAGACGATTAAGATCAAAACATTCTCCCCCCTGTTCGCACTTTCTCCCCTGACATCCGAAAAGGCTTGGAGAACAGATTCATACGATCAATTCGACATCACGATCGAATAA
- a CDS encoding metallophosphoesterase family protein, which yields MKQLLIILSLVLGCLQPGYTQKPVLKFNKDGKFKIVQFTDVHYIHGNPKSAVSLERINEVLDAEKPDLVLFTGDVIYGQPAEEGMRTILNLAANRQIPFGVTFGNHDDEQGLTRTQLFDIIQTIPYNLTDSVAGVTGVTNFILPLKSSDGKKDAAILYCMDSHSYSQIKGIGGYDYIKFDQIRWYRENSAKYTKQNGGTPLPSLAFFHIALPEYNQAASDETAILVGTRKEKACAPQLNSGMFASMKEMGDILGVFVGHDHDDDYAVFWKGILLAYGRYTGGDTVYNNLSNGARVIEMTEGSTNFRTWIRLKDGEVINTVNYPSDFIKKKD from the coding sequence ATGAAACAACTTCTTATTATTCTTTCACTTGTGCTCGGATGCCTGCAACCAGGCTACACACAGAAACCCGTCTTGAAATTCAATAAAGACGGCAAGTTCAAAATCGTACAGTTCACGGACGTACATTACATTCACGGGAATCCCAAGTCAGCCGTTTCTCTCGAACGCATCAACGAAGTGCTGGATGCGGAAAAACCGGACTTAGTGCTATTCACAGGTGATGTCATCTACGGTCAACCGGCAGAGGAAGGGATGCGCACAATCCTGAACTTAGCGGCCAACCGCCAAATACCCTTCGGAGTGACATTCGGCAATCACGATGACGAACAGGGACTTACCCGTACTCAGCTATTCGATATCATACAGACAATACCTTACAACCTGACCGATTCCGTGGCAGGAGTCACAGGAGTGACCAACTTTATTCTTCCCTTGAAATCGTCCGATGGAAAGAAAGACGCAGCCATCCTGTATTGTATGGACTCTCACTCATATTCACAGATCAAGGGAATAGGCGGCTATGATTACATCAAGTTTGACCAGATCCGATGGTACCGCGAAAACAGCGCGAAATACACAAAGCAAAACGGCGGCACTCCCCTGCCCTCGCTGGCATTCTTCCACATCGCCCTGCCGGAATACAACCAGGCCGCATCAGATGAAACGGCCATCCTGGTCGGAACCCGAAAAGAAAAAGCCTGCGCTCCGCAACTGAACTCCGGCATGTTTGCCTCGATGAAGGAAATGGGGGATATCTTAGGTGTATTTGTCGGACACGATCATGATGATGACTATGCTGTTTTCTGGAAAGGCATCCTGCTTGCCTACGGCCGTTACACCGGTGGCGACACGGTGTACAACAACCTGAGCAACGGTGCCCGCGTAATCGAGATGACTGAAGGATCAACCAATTTCAGAACCTGGATTCGCCTAAAAGACGGGGAGGTGATCAACACGGTAAACTATCCTTCGGATTTCATCAAAAAGAAAGACTAA
- a CDS encoding PEP/pyruvate-binding domain-containing protein, whose translation MSGIPDFKNLVFKDTSFANLMNKRIYNVLLIATKYDAFMLEDDGRVDEQIFNEYTSLSLRYPPRFTQVTTEEEALAELKDRNFELIICMPNMDNRDIFAAATEIKIHYPNIPIVVLTPFSKEVSKRIANEDLSAIDYVFSWLGNAELLLAIIKLIEDKMNAPDDTASVGVQIILLVEDSVRFYSSALPHLYKFVLEQSQMFAKEALNDHQRTLRMRGRPKIKLARTYEEAVRIFNQYRDNMLGIISDMSFMHDGVKDPYAGYKFGQYVRKTGLIIPFVLESSEASNKVYAKELGASFIDKNSKSYPQDLRKKIMQRFGFGDFVILNPQTKEEIMRIKDLKDLQKKVFQIPDDSLVYHLSRNHFSRFFYSRAMFPPAEVLKRVDVSDYKDMDEARKLIFDLIVQYRRMKNSGVVAVYQKERFDEYSNFARIGDGSLGGKGRGLAFIGAMVKRYPKLEHDHFAVTIPKTVVICTDIFDEFMETNELYPVVLSEVDDETILKYFLRASLPARLIEDLMAFFDVVKSPIAVRSSSLLEDSHYQPFAGIYSTYMVPKLEDKYDMLRTLSDAIKAVYASVFYRDSKAYMTATSNLIDQEKMAIVLQEVVGNRYNDRFYPTISGVARSLNFYPIGNEKAEDGIANIALGLGKYIVDGGQTLRFSPRHPHNILQMSTMDFALRETQTRFYALDLKNLADQFSVDDSFNLLRLNLKDADADGSLKFIVSTYDPYDQVIRDGYYPGGRKILSFVNVLQHEVFPLADTLDQILHVGEDEMGRPIEIEFAVNIDPQNPGFATFYLLQVRPIVDNKEVMEEDLTLVEQEDTILTSTSVLGHGIVTDVQDIIYVKTGAFCSSNNQSIAYDIEKMNRQFTGEEKNYVLVGPGRWGSSDSWLGIPVKWPHISNARVIVECGLENYRVDPSQGTHFFQNLTSFGVGYFTINPFKGDGWFDEGYLNSLPAVEETEYLRHVRFDKPVVIKMDGKKSLGVVLKPEK comes from the coding sequence ATGAGCGGAATACCGGACTTTAAGAACCTTGTGTTTAAAGACACATCATTCGCCAATCTAATGAATAAGCGTATATATAATGTATTGCTTATCGCTACTAAATACGATGCCTTCATGCTGGAGGACGATGGGCGGGTGGACGAGCAGATATTCAACGAATATACGTCACTAAGCCTTCGTTACCCGCCTCGTTTCACACAGGTGACGACAGAGGAGGAGGCACTGGCTGAGTTGAAAGACCGTAACTTCGAACTGATCATCTGCATGCCGAATATGGATAACCGCGATATCTTTGCGGCGGCGACGGAGATCAAGATTCATTACCCCAATATACCGATCGTAGTCCTCACCCCATTCTCGAAAGAGGTATCCAAGCGGATTGCCAATGAAGATTTGAGTGCGATCGACTATGTGTTCAGCTGGTTGGGAAATGCGGAGCTGTTGCTCGCCATAATCAAGCTGATCGAGGACAAGATGAATGCGCCGGACGATACGGCCAGTGTCGGTGTGCAGATTATCTTGTTGGTGGAAGATTCCGTCCGTTTCTATTCTTCGGCTTTGCCGCATCTGTATAAATTTGTATTGGAACAGAGCCAGATGTTTGCTAAAGAGGCGTTGAACGACCATCAGCGTACACTTCGTATGCGTGGGCGTCCCAAGATCAAGTTGGCGCGTACCTATGAGGAGGCTGTCCGCATCTTCAACCAGTACCGCGATAATATGCTGGGGATCATCTCGGACATGAGCTTCATGCACGACGGAGTGAAAGATCCTTACGCCGGATACAAGTTCGGGCAGTATGTGCGGAAGACCGGCCTGATCATCCCTTTTGTCTTGGAATCGTCGGAGGCAAGCAACAAAGTGTATGCGAAAGAACTGGGAGCTTCCTTTATCGACAAAAATTCCAAGAGTTATCCGCAGGATCTGAGGAAGAAGATCATGCAGCGTTTTGGTTTCGGCGATTTCGTCATCCTGAATCCACAGACGAAGGAGGAGATCATGCGCATCAAGGACTTGAAGGATTTGCAAAAGAAGGTCTTTCAGATACCGGACGATTCGCTGGTTTATCATCTGAGTCGTAACCATTTTTCCCGCTTCTTCTATTCCCGTGCCATGTTTCCGCCGGCAGAGGTGTTGAAGCGTGTGGATGTGAGCGACTACAAGGATATGGATGAGGCGCGCAAGTTGATTTTCGACTTGATCGTGCAGTACCGTCGGATGAAGAATTCCGGTGTTGTTGCAGTCTATCAGAAGGAGCGCTTCGACGAATATAGTAACTTTGCCCGTATAGGCGACGGTTCGCTGGGAGGAAAGGGCAGGGGCCTGGCGTTTATTGGGGCGATGGTAAAGCGTTATCCCAAGTTGGAACACGATCACTTTGCTGTGACCATTCCGAAGACGGTCGTGATCTGTACAGACATCTTCGACGAATTTATGGAGACAAACGAACTGTATCCGGTCGTACTGAGTGAAGTGGATGACGAAACGATCCTGAAATATTTCCTGCGTGCCAGCCTTCCCGCCCGTCTGATTGAAGACCTGATGGCGTTTTTCGATGTTGTCAAAAGTCCGATTGCCGTCCGTTCGTCTAGTCTTCTGGAAGATTCCCATTATCAACCGTTCGCTGGGATTTATTCTACTTACATGGTACCCAAGCTGGAAGATAAATATGATATGCTCCGTACGTTAAGCGACGCGATCAAAGCAGTCTACGCTTCTGTCTTTTATCGTGACAGCAAGGCATATATGACGGCGACATCGAACCTTATCGACCAGGAAAAGATGGCGATCGTTCTACAGGAAGTAGTAGGGAACCGGTATAATGACCGTTTCTATCCTACTATCTCTGGTGTCGCACGTTCGTTGAATTTCTACCCGATTGGAAATGAAAAGGCGGAAGACGGAATTGCCAATATTGCTTTGGGGCTTGGAAAATATATCGTAGACGGAGGGCAGACTTTACGTTTCTCTCCTCGTCATCCGCACAATATTTTGCAGATGAGTACGATGGACTTTGCGCTCCGTGAGACTCAAACTCGTTTTTATGCACTTGACTTGAAGAATCTGGCAGATCAGTTTTCTGTGGATGATTCGTTTAATTTGCTTCGTCTAAATCTGAAAGACGCGGATGCGGACGGTTCTCTGAAGTTTATTGTTTCGACATACGATCCTTATGATCAGGTTATTCGTGACGGTTACTATCCTGGCGGGCGTAAGATATTGTCTTTTGTGAATGTTCTTCAACATGAGGTTTTTCCGTTGGCCGATACGCTCGATCAGATACTGCATGTCGGAGAGGATGAGATGGGGCGGCCTATCGAGATTGAGTTTGCGGTAAATATAGATCCGCAGAATCCCGGTTTCGCTACATTCTATCTGTTGCAAGTTCGCCCGATCGTGGATAACAAGGAGGTAATGGAAGAAGACCTGACGCTTGTGGAACAAGAGGATACAATACTTACATCGACAAGCGTTTTGGGACATGGCATTGTGACGGATGTGCAGGATATTATATATGTAAAGACCGGTGCTTTCTGTTCCTCCAACAACCAGTCGATAGCCTATGATATCGAGAAGATGAACCGCCAGTTCACAGGAGAAGAAAAGAATTATGTTTTGGTTGGTCCTGGTCGTTGGGGAAGTAGTGACTCCTGGCTGGGCATTCCGGTGAAATGGCCTCATATCAGCAATGCACGTGTTATAGTGGAATGTGGGCTGGAGAATTATCGTGTCGATCCGAGCCAGGGAACGCATTTTTTCCAAAATCTGACTTCGTTTGGTGTCGGTTACTTTACGATCAACCCGTTTAAGGGTGATGGCTGGTTTGATGAGGGATATCTGAATTCCTTACCAGCGGTGGAGGAAACCGAATACCTTCGCCATGTCCGTTTCGATAAACCGGTCGTAATCAAGATGGACGGCAAGAAGAGTTTGGGAGTGGTGTTGAAACCAGAAAAGTAA
- the gdhA gene encoding NADP-specific glutamate dehydrogenase: MKTEVILSALEAKHPGEKEYLQAVKEVLLSIEEVYNQHPEFEKAKIIERLVEPERIFTFRVPWVDDKGEIQVNLGYRVQFNNAIGPYKGGIRFHPSVNLSILKFLGFEQTFKNALTTLPMGGGKGGSDFAPRGKSDAEIMRFCQAFILELWRNLGPDRDVPAGDIGVGGREVGYMYGMYKKLARENTGTFTGKGMEFGGSILRPEATGFGALYFVHQMLETHGIDIKGKTVAISGFGNVAWGAATKATELGAKVVTISGPDGYIYDPDGISGKKIDYMLELRNSGNDIVAPYAEEFPGSTFYPGKKPWEQKVDIALPCATQNELDADDARKLIENKTSCVAEVSNMGCTAEAVDLFIEHKQLFAPGKAVNAGGVATSGLEMTQNAMHISWTAAEVDDKLHQIMSAIHQQCVEHGTEDQYINYVKGANIAGFMKVAKAMMAQGIV, from the coding sequence ATGAAGACAGAAGTAATCTTATCAGCACTGGAAGCAAAACATCCGGGCGAAAAGGAGTATTTGCAAGCAGTAAAAGAAGTTCTTCTTTCAATTGAAGAAGTGTACAACCAGCATCCCGAATTCGAGAAAGCTAAAATCATCGAACGATTGGTTGAACCGGAACGTATTTTCACCTTCCGTGTGCCCTGGGTAGACGACAAAGGGGAAATACAAGTCAACTTGGGATATCGTGTGCAATTCAACAACGCGATCGGCCCGTACAAGGGCGGCATCCGCTTCCATCCTTCTGTCAACCTGTCCATCCTGAAGTTCTTAGGATTCGAACAGACTTTCAAAAACGCTTTGACAACATTGCCGATGGGCGGTGGTAAAGGAGGATCCGACTTTGCTCCTCGCGGAAAAAGTGATGCGGAGATCATGCGTTTCTGCCAGGCATTCATCCTCGAATTATGGCGTAACCTCGGACCGGACCGCGATGTTCCGGCGGGTGACATCGGCGTAGGAGGACGTGAAGTCGGTTATATGTATGGTATGTATAAGAAACTGGCTCGCGAAAACACCGGTACGTTCACTGGTAAAGGTATGGAATTCGGCGGCTCTATCCTCCGTCCCGAAGCAACCGGTTTCGGTGCCCTCTACTTCGTTCACCAAATGTTGGAAACTCATGGTATAGATATTAAAGGTAAGACTGTTGCTATCTCCGGTTTCGGAAACGTCGCTTGGGGAGCTGCCACAAAGGCTACCGAACTGGGTGCAAAAGTCGTCACGATCTCCGGCCCGGACGGCTATATCTATGATCCGGACGGCATTTCCGGAAAAAAGATCGATTATATGCTGGAACTGCGTAACTCAGGTAATGATATTGTAGCTCCTTACGCCGAAGAATTCCCCGGTTCGACCTTCTATCCCGGCAAGAAACCCTGGGAACAGAAAGTGGATATCGCACTGCCTTGTGCCACCCAGAACGAGCTGGACGCAGACGATGCACGCAAGCTGATCGAGAACAAGACATCATGCGTAGCCGAAGTATCCAACATGGGATGTACAGCTGAAGCTGTCGACCTGTTCATCGAGCATAAACAACTTTTTGCACCGGGCAAGGCTGTCAACGCCGGCGGTGTCGCCACTTCCGGCCTGGAAATGACTCAGAACGCCATGCATATTTCGTGGACAGCTGCCGAAGTCGATGACAAATTGCATCAGATCATGAGCGCTATCCACCAACAATGTGTCGAACATGGAACAGAGGATCAATATATCAACTATGTGAAAGGTGCGAACATTGCAGGCTTCATGAAAGTGGCCAAAGCAATGATGGCGCAAGGTATCGTATAG
- a CDS encoding sulfatase family protein, whose protein sequence is MKTNQLFLLTGLVAVTLPACVQKDKKGVSEKPMNILYIMCDDHSYQTISAYDHRFIETPNIDRIANEGVRFTNSFVANSLSGPSRACLLTGKHSHKNGFTDNTKRFDGSQQTFPKLLQQAGYQTAVVGKWHLTSDPTGFDYWNILIGQGDYYNPYFIDNGEKKQIEGYATNITTDLALDWLDNKRDKNKPFCLLLHHKAPHRTWMPDTCDLDLYEDVVYPVPETFYDKYEGRIAASEQEMNIIKDMDLVYDLKMADKENEIHTTTGLEENGRNLYNRMTPAQKAAWDKHYDPIIKKFKEQKLTGKALAEWKYQQYMHDYMRVIHSVDRNVGRVLDYMEKSGLLENTIIVYTSDQGFYMGEHGWFDKRFMYEESFRTPMLVRFPGGVKGDIPEMVQNIDHAATFLQVAGVPVPEDIQGDSYLPLLKGEKPKDWRTSLYYHFYEYPAEHAVKRHYGVRTDRYKLIHFYNDIDVWELYDLQNDPMEMHNIYNEPGNEALIDSLKTELNKLQEQYDDPIETELATAKK, encoded by the coding sequence ATGAAAACTAATCAACTATTTCTTTTGACAGGTTTGGTAGCCGTAACTCTTCCTGCCTGTGTCCAAAAGGACAAAAAAGGGGTGTCGGAGAAGCCTATGAATATTCTCTATATCATGTGCGATGATCATTCTTATCAGACAATTAGTGCTTACGATCATCGTTTTATCGAAACTCCGAATATCGACCGGATTGCTAATGAAGGCGTACGGTTTACGAACAGTTTCGTCGCCAACTCTTTAAGTGGTCCCAGTCGTGCCTGTTTGCTGACGGGCAAGCATAGCCATAAGAATGGCTTTACCGACAATACGAAACGTTTTGACGGCAGCCAGCAGACATTCCCGAAGTTGTTGCAACAAGCCGGCTATCAGACTGCAGTTGTAGGGAAGTGGCATTTGACTTCCGATCCTACCGGTTTCGATTACTGGAATATCTTGATCGGACAGGGGGATTATTATAATCCGTACTTTATCGATAACGGAGAGAAAAAGCAGATCGAAGGCTATGCTACGAACATCACGACGGATTTAGCTTTGGACTGGCTGGATAACAAACGTGATAAGAATAAACCTTTCTGTCTCTTGCTCCACCACAAAGCGCCCCATCGTACCTGGATGCCGGATACTTGTGATTTGGATTTGTATGAAGATGTCGTTTACCCGGTTCCCGAAACATTTTATGACAAATATGAAGGGCGTATTGCCGCATCCGAACAGGAAATGAATATTATCAAGGATATGGATCTCGTCTATGACTTGAAGATGGCAGATAAGGAAAATGAGATTCATACGACTACCGGCCTTGAAGAAAATGGCCGTAATTTATATAACCGGATGACTCCGGCTCAAAAGGCAGCTTGGGACAAACATTATGATCCTATTATTAAGAAATTCAAGGAACAGAAGTTGACGGGGAAGGCGTTGGCTGAATGGAAATACCAACAGTACATGCACGATTATATGCGTGTGATCCATTCCGTAGACCGTAATGTAGGGCGTGTGTTGGATTATATGGAGAAAAGCGGTTTATTGGAAAATACTATTATCGTTTATACTTCCGACCAGGGATTCTATATGGGTGAACATGGCTGGTTCGACAAACGTTTCATGTATGAAGAATCTTTCCGTACACCGATGTTGGTTCGTTTTCCCGGCGGTGTTAAAGGCGACATCCCCGAAATGGTCCAGAATATCGACCATGCAGCGACTTTCCTTCAAGTGGCGGGCGTCCCTGTTCCCGAAGATATCCAGGGTGATTCTTATTTGCCTTTGTTGAAAGGTGAAAAGCCGAAAGATTGGCGTACTTCTTTATATTATCATTTTTACGAGTATCCGGCGGAACACGCAGTAAAACGTCATTATGGTGTTCGTACCGACCGCTATAAATTAATCCATTTCTATAATGATATCGATGTGTGGGAACTTTATGATCTGCAAAACGATCCGATGGAAATGCATAATATCTATAATGAACCGGGCAATGAAGCCTTGATCGACAGTCTGAAAACCGAACTGAATAAATTGCAGGAACAGTACGACGATCCGATTGAAACGGAGTTGGCAACTGCGAAGAAATAA
- a CDS encoding Gfo/Idh/MocA family protein, protein MKENTKKGVTRREFLGLSALGLASLTILPSWAVNGVRIAPSDRVVLGFVGLGQQGLSDFKSFSTCPGVQVAACCDVDSLKRERFKRRVEAWQKSLNVAPRCDMYEFYEDVLDRKDIDVIEVATPDHWHALVAIHACQSGKDVYCQKPLAYTITEGLAVARAVRDNNRVFQIGSQQRSSKEFQDAIALVRAGKIGHIEKIYARVGEPPKPLDLPEMDVPGNLNFNQWMGPLNDPKIHYHPDLCPPISLEPEQNEKLWGAWRWYQETGNGYTADWGAHMFDIAQAAIGMDGSGPVEFIPKGYEGTEYATMKYANGIVMTEQPYREDNANAQGIKFIGDKGWLKVARGYIECSDPSLLPKEEKKVGKGEYEVSSPHMQNFIDCVRSRRNPIAPVEVGCSTNTLCCLQNIARELGRPVHWDPATLSFNGDREAESHRLYWYEYRNPYKLPYYDK, encoded by the coding sequence ATGAAAGAAAACACTAAGAAGGGTGTAACCCGTCGAGAGTTTCTCGGCCTTTCCGCTCTTGGATTGGCAAGTTTGACTATCCTGCCCAGCTGGGCTGTAAATGGGGTGCGTATCGCACCGAGTGATCGTGTCGTTTTAGGGTTTGTCGGATTAGGGCAACAAGGTTTATCCGATTTTAAGAGTTTCTCTACTTGTCCTGGGGTGCAGGTCGCTGCCTGTTGTGACGTGGATTCCTTGAAACGTGAACGTTTCAAACGTCGTGTCGAGGCTTGGCAGAAGTCTCTGAATGTAGCTCCCCGTTGCGATATGTATGAATTTTATGAAGATGTGCTGGACCGTAAGGATATCGACGTGATTGAAGTGGCAACACCTGACCACTGGCATGCATTGGTTGCTATCCATGCTTGTCAGAGCGGTAAGGATGTTTATTGTCAGAAGCCGTTGGCTTATACGATTACGGAAGGTCTGGCTGTTGCTCGTGCCGTACGCGATAATAATCGGGTTTTCCAGATCGGTAGCCAGCAGCGTTCGAGTAAGGAGTTTCAGGATGCGATTGCGTTGGTTCGTGCCGGTAAGATCGGTCATATCGAAAAGATATACGCCCGTGTCGGCGAACCCCCCAAGCCATTGGACTTGCCGGAAATGGATGTCCCCGGTAATCTGAATTTCAATCAGTGGATGGGACCGTTGAACGATCCGAAGATTCATTATCATCCTGATCTTTGTCCTCCTATCTCTCTTGAACCCGAACAGAACGAGAAGTTGTGGGGGGCATGGCGCTGGTATCAGGAAACCGGAAACGGATATACAGCCGATTGGGGGGCTCATATGTTCGATATTGCACAGGCGGCCATCGGTATGGACGGCTCCGGTCCAGTAGAGTTTATCCCGAAAGGATATGAAGGCACAGAATATGCGACGATGAAATATGCTAATGGTATCGTGATGACCGAACAACCTTATCGTGAAGATAATGCCAACGCGCAAGGTATCAAGTTTATCGGCGATAAGGGGTGGTTGAAAGTCGCTCGCGGTTATATCGAATGTTCCGATCCTTCCTTGTTGCCGAAAGAGGAAAAGAAAGTCGGGAAGGGAGAATATGAAGTAAGCTCTCCGCATATGCAGAACTTTATCGATTGCGTTCGTTCACGCCGGAATCCGATTGCTCCGGTTGAAGTCGGTTGTAGTACGAATACGCTTTGCTGCTTGCAAAACATTGCCCGTGAACTGGGACGTCCTGTTCATTGGGATCCGGCAACGTTGAGCTTTAATGGCGATAGGGAAGCCGAATCACATCGTTTGTACTGGTACGAATACAGAAATCCGTACAAATTGCCGTATTATGACAAATAA